Proteins encoded by one window of Blautia argi:
- a CDS encoding response regulator transcription factor, translated as MRIAIIEDDEITRLELSKLLNTQGYETVLLTNFENLTEELKQYCVELVLLDINLPYENGYEVCRKIKQAMPVPIIFVTSRDTNADELKSIQVGGIDFITKPYDTLILLEKIKRALQLSNPNNFRELVKKDCTLDLHLSILKYQEKSIELTRNEFRILYYFFMNEDKVISKEELLEKLWNDKYYLDENVLLVNMTRLKKKMKEIGIVHLLENIRGKGWKL; from the coding sequence ATGAGAATAGCAATTATCGAAGATGATGAAATCACTCGTCTGGAGCTTTCTAAACTATTGAACACACAAGGATATGAAACAGTCTTGTTGACTAACTTTGAAAATCTGACAGAGGAATTAAAGCAATATTGCGTAGAGCTGGTTTTGCTTGATATTAACCTGCCGTATGAAAATGGCTATGAAGTATGCAGGAAAATAAAACAAGCTATGCCAGTACCTATTATCTTTGTAACAAGCAGAGATACAAATGCTGACGAATTGAAAAGTATTCAAGTGGGTGGAATTGACTTTATCACAAAGCCGTATGACACGCTTATTCTTCTTGAGAAGATCAAGCGTGCATTGCAGTTATCAAACCCGAACAATTTCCGTGAGCTTGTCAAAAAAGATTGTACCCTTGATTTACATTTATCCATTTTGAAGTATCAAGAGAAAAGCATTGAACTGACAAGAAATGAATTTCGTATCTTATACTACTTCTTTATGAACGAAGATAAAGTTATCAGTAAGGAAGAACTATTGGAAAAGCTGTGGAACGACAAATATTATTTAGACGAAAATGTATTACTGGTTAATATGACCCGTCTAAAAAAGAAAATGAAAGAAATCGGTATTGTTCATTTATTGGAAAATATACGAGGAAAGGGTTGGAAACTGTGA
- a CDS encoding sensor histidine kinase, which produces MSFFTFLEEKITEILFQLFFLALVAFLLIFYGVDTLFVVLLVILFISIQGLFQWCLYRKKRKASQHIIDLVDGLEETYYIADVLPKPKEFQNEAYYYALKKACKSMNDEIGKITEEKQDYQEYVESFAHEIKIPIGALSLTFDNTKNYTLKKETDKIFQLVEQMLYYARSENTEKDYFVKQLQLDEVIHNVILKFRHSLMERKVIINIHDIENVVYTDEKWLTFILSQIVQNAIKYFDKQENKLTIYSQDNGTNILLVIEDNGCGIKTSDLSRVFEKGFTGSNRNKANATGMGLYLSKKLSDRLGLKLDITSKETEYTRLTITFPKGTVHNLH; this is translated from the coding sequence GTGAGCTTTTTTACATTCTTAGAAGAAAAAATAACAGAGATATTGTTTCAGCTTTTCTTTCTTGCCTTAGTAGCATTTCTCTTGATTTTCTACGGTGTAGATACGCTATTTGTTGTATTGCTGGTAATTCTGTTCATCAGCATACAAGGGCTTTTTCAATGGTGTTTGTATCGGAAGAAACGTAAGGCTTCGCAACATATTATTGATTTAGTAGACGGATTGGAAGAAACCTACTATATTGCAGATGTTTTACCAAAGCCAAAAGAATTTCAAAATGAAGCCTATTACTACGCACTAAAAAAAGCCTGCAAATCTATGAATGATGAAATCGGTAAAATCACAGAGGAAAAGCAGGATTATCAAGAATATGTGGAAAGTTTCGCCCATGAAATTAAAATACCGATAGGAGCATTGTCTTTGACGTTCGATAATACGAAAAATTACACGTTAAAAAAAGAAACAGACAAGATATTTCAGTTGGTGGAACAAATGCTCTACTATGCAAGGAGTGAAAATACGGAAAAGGACTATTTTGTAAAACAGTTGCAGTTAGACGAAGTGATACATAATGTCATTCTGAAATTTCGTCATTCACTTATGGAAAGGAAAGTAATTATCAATATCCATGACATAGAGAATGTTGTATATACTGATGAAAAATGGCTGACATTCATTCTATCTCAAATCGTGCAAAATGCGATTAAGTATTTTGACAAGCAGGAAAACAAACTGACGATATACAGTCAAGACAACGGAACAAATATACTGCTTGTGATAGAAGATAATGGCTGTGGAATAAAAACGTCTGATTTATCCCGTGTATTTGAAAAAGGCTTTACTGGTTCTAACAGAAACAAGGCAAATGCAACGGGCATGGGACTGTATTTATCGAAAAAATTATCTGATAGACTAGGTTTGAAATTGGATATTACTTCTAAAGAAACGGAATATACAAGACTGACAATTACATTCCCAAAAGGAACAGTCCATAATTTACATTAA
- a CDS encoding GntR family transcriptional regulator, which produces MELYLNDVYPYAQQISNYIEREIFQQKLKAGQKLLSITNLSKELNVSKHTIQLSYKILRKKELIVKKGNDFFVTKDNCCIITKMKEETDLQIIKCLHELAEMGYSREQTKSLILRKLETLKFPQ; this is translated from the coding sequence ATGGAGTTATATCTTAATGATGTTTACCCTTATGCACAACAAATATCAAATTATATAGAACGAGAAATTTTTCAACAGAAATTAAAAGCAGGTCAAAAGCTACTTTCAATAACAAATTTAAGTAAAGAATTAAATGTTAGTAAACATACAATTCAATTATCTTATAAAATACTGAGAAAGAAAGAGTTAATCGTAAAAAAAGGAAATGATTTTTTTGTTACAAAAGATAACTGCTGTATAATAACAAAAATGAAAGAAGAAACAGATTTACAGATAATCAAATGTCTGCATGAATTAGCAGAAATGGGATATTCAAGAGAACAAACAAAATCCTTGATTTTAAGAAAATTAGAAACTTTAAAATTTCCTCAATAA
- a CDS encoding RNA polymerase sigma factor, with the protein MKPSDFQKTVQCRFESCLKKVVRSVVKDYYKELNRRKNKEISFSELPDVIVDKMTVWDDYETDYTIFSVCGIDIRVLDDELAEALKKLPERKRNTLLMYYFLEMTESEIANLQKITQSGVFRNRHHALEIMKKILKEEH; encoded by the coding sequence ATGAAACCGTCTGACTTCCAGAAAACAGTTCAATGTCGTTTTGAAAGTTGTTTAAAGAAAGTTGTTCGTAGTGTCGTGAAAGATTATTACAAGGAATTAAACCGTCGTAAAAATAAAGAAATATCTTTCAGCGAATTGCCAGATGTCATTGTTGATAAAATGACTGTTTGGGACGACTACGAAACAGATTATACAATCTTTTCAGTATGTGGCATTGATATTCGTGTCCTTGATGATGAATTGGCAGAAGCATTGAAGAAACTTCCAGAAAGAAAACGCAATACTCTGTTGATGTATTACTTTTTGGAAATGACAGAAAGTGAAATTGCCAACTTGCAGAAAATCACGCAAAGCGGTGTATTTAGAAATCGACATCACGCTTTGGAAATTATGAAAAAAATACTCAAGGAGGAACATTAG
- a CDS encoding helix-turn-helix domain-containing protein, with the protein MKQLFKKPSYYLISSAMDGNEKAIEKLLAFYDPYISKCCLRSLYDEYGNVYIVVDMELKGRIREALIKMILGFDIEDMDLEPEE; encoded by the coding sequence ATGAAACAGTTATTTAAAAAGCCGTCCTATTACTTGATTTCATCAGCTATGGACGGAAACGAAAAAGCGATTGAGAAATTGCTGGCATTTTATGACCCGTACATATCAAAGTGCTGTTTACGTTCACTTTATGACGAATATGGCAATGTTTATATTGTTGTAGACATGGAATTAAAAGGACGTATCAGAGAAGCACTTATCAAAATGATTTTAGGTTTTGATATTGAAGATATGGACTTAGAACCAGAAGAATAA
- a CDS encoding excisionase codes for MNNTDVPIWEKYTLTVEEASKYFRIGEKKLRKLAEENLDAGWVIVNGNRIQIKRKQFEKIIDTLDEI; via the coding sequence ATGAACAATACTGATGTGCCTATTTGGGAAAAATATACGCTGACGGTTGAAGAAGCGTCCAAATACTTCCGCATTGGCGAAAAGAAATTGCGTAAATTAGCCGAAGAAAATCTTGACGCTGGCTGGGTTATCGTGAACGGCAACCGTATTCAGATTAAGCGAAAACAATTTGAAAAAATCATAGATACATTGGACGAAATCTAA
- a CDS encoding site-specific integrase — MSNVKRKDSKNRNLRNGESQRKDGRYVYKYTDIYGKPQFIYSWKLVPTDKTPAGKRDDISLREKEAQIKKDLNDGIDTVGGKMTVCQLYDKKNSQRKNIKRATEKGRQYLMNALKNDPLGMRAIDTVKQSDAKEWAIRMSEKGYAYKTIDNYKRSLKASFYMAIQDDCIRKNPFEFKLSDVLEDDTEQKVILTPEQEERLLAFMEKDKIYSKYYDEVVLLLETGLRISEFCGLTTHIDMQNKILNIDHQLLKDSEMGYYIETPKTKNGKRELPLTERAYQAIQRILKNRGKAQPLIVGGYSNFLFLNREGLPKVAGNYEGMVRGLIKKYNKYHTDKLPNITPHSFRHTYCTNMANRGMNPNTLQYLMGHANITMTLGYYAHGTFQSAKAELERLAC; from the coding sequence ATGTCTAATGTGAAACGAAAAGACAGTAAAAATCGCAATTTGCGTAATGGAGAGAGCCAGCGAAAAGACGGAAGATACGTTTATAAATATACCGATATATACGGAAAGCCACAATTTATCTATTCTTGGAAACTTGTACCGACAGACAAGACACCTGCTGGAAAGCGTGATGATATATCGTTGAGGGAAAAAGAAGCACAGATAAAAAAAGACCTTAACGACGGTATCGACACAGTCGGTGGTAAAATGACAGTCTGCCAGCTTTATGACAAGAAGAACAGCCAAAGAAAGAACATCAAGAGGGCTACTGAAAAAGGACGACAGTATCTTATGAACGCTCTGAAAAATGACCCGTTGGGTATGAGGGCGATTGATACTGTTAAGCAGTCGGACGCTAAAGAATGGGCTATCAGAATGAGCGAAAAAGGATATGCCTATAAAACGATTGATAACTACAAGCGTTCCTTGAAAGCGTCATTTTACATGGCGATACAAGACGACTGTATCAGAAAGAACCCGTTTGAATTTAAGCTAAGTGATGTTCTGGAAGATGATACGGAGCAGAAAGTTATCCTTACACCAGAGCAGGAAGAACGCCTGCTTGCCTTTATGGAAAAGGACAAGATTTACAGCAAGTATTATGATGAGGTTGTGCTTCTGCTGGAAACGGGACTTCGTATTTCTGAATTTTGCGGATTGACGACGCATATTGATATGCAGAATAAAATACTCAATATAGACCACCAGTTATTGAAAGATAGCGAAATGGGCTACTATATTGAAACGCCAAAGACCAAAAATGGAAAACGGGAACTTCCATTGACAGAACGTGCTTATCAAGCAATCCAAAGAATACTAAAGAACAGAGGAAAAGCACAACCGCTGATTGTAGGTGGTTACAGCAATTTCCTATTCTTGAACCGTGAGGGCTTACCTAAAGTTGCAGGAAACTATGAGGGCATGGTGCGAGGACTGATTAAGAAGTATAACAAGTATCACACAGACAAGTTACCGAACATCACACCACATTCATTCCGACATACTTATTGTACGAATATGGCAAACAGAGGAATGAACCCAAACACCCTGCAATATCTCATGGGACACGCTAACATAACCATGACACTTGGCTATTACGCACACGGTACATTTCAATCTGCAAAAGCAGAGCTGGAAAGACTGGCTTGTTAA
- the xylB gene encoding xylulokinase: protein MLYIGVDLGTSAVKLLLMDAEGRIQKIVSREYPLSFPHPGWSEQNPEDWWRESLEGIKELTAECDKSQVAGISFGGQMHGLVILDEQDKVIRPAILWNDGRTGKETEYLNQVIGREKLSEYTANIAFAGFTAPKILWVREHEPENFKRIRKIMLPKDYLAYKLSGVHCSDMSDASGMLLLDVKNRCWSKEMLDICGISEEQMPKLFESYETVGTLRPELAEELGLPASCKIAAGAGDNAAAAVGTGTVGDGRCNISLGTSGTIFISSRAFGVDPHNALHAFAHADGNYHLMGCMLSAASCNKWWLDEIIGTGDYAKEQEKITKLGENHVFFLPYLMGERSPHNNPDARGTFIGLTMDTTRADMTQAVLEGVAFAIRDSFEVAKALGIQIERTKICGGGAKSPLWKKMIANILNIKVDVIEAEEGPALGGAMLAAVANGEYASVEEAAERIVRVVDTIEPEPELAAKYEEKYGKFAKIYPAVKELFTEII, encoded by the coding sequence ATGTTATACATTGGTGTAGATTTGGGAACTTCTGCGGTAAAATTACTGTTAATGGACGCAGAGGGCAGGATTCAGAAGATTGTTTCCAGAGAATATCCCCTGTCTTTTCCGCACCCGGGCTGGTCTGAGCAGAATCCGGAGGACTGGTGGAGAGAGAGCCTTGAAGGTATCAAAGAGCTGACTGCGGAGTGTGACAAGAGCCAGGTGGCAGGTATCAGCTTTGGCGGTCAGATGCACGGCCTGGTGATTCTGGACGAACAGGACAAGGTCATTCGTCCAGCAATTCTCTGGAACGACGGAAGAACAGGTAAAGAAACGGAGTACCTGAACCAGGTAATCGGCAGGGAAAAGCTGTCAGAGTATACGGCGAATATTGCCTTTGCAGGTTTTACTGCCCCGAAAATCCTCTGGGTAAGGGAGCATGAACCGGAAAACTTTAAACGAATCAGAAAAATCATGCTGCCAAAGGATTATCTTGCATATAAACTGTCAGGAGTACACTGCAGTGATATGTCTGATGCTTCAGGTATGCTGCTTTTAGATGTGAAAAACCGCTGTTGGTCAAAAGAAATGCTGGATATCTGCGGCATTTCAGAAGAACAGATGCCAAAGCTTTTTGAAAGCTATGAAACCGTGGGAACCTTAAGGCCGGAGCTGGCAGAGGAACTGGGGCTTCCTGCTTCCTGCAAAATCGCAGCAGGCGCAGGGGACAATGCTGCAGCTGCTGTGGGAACCGGAACTGTGGGAGATGGGCGATGTAACATTTCTCTGGGAACCAGCGGAACTATTTTTATTTCCAGCAGAGCGTTTGGCGTGGATCCGCATAATGCCCTTCATGCTTTTGCACATGCAGACGGAAATTATCATCTCATGGGCTGCATGTTAAGCGCAGCGTCCTGTAATAAATGGTGGCTGGATGAGATTATCGGTACAGGGGACTATGCAAAGGAGCAGGAAAAGATTACAAAACTGGGAGAAAACCATGTGTTTTTCCTTCCCTACCTTATGGGAGAGCGTTCTCCTCACAACAATCCGGACGCCAGAGGTACCTTTATCGGACTTACCATGGATACCACCAGAGCAGATATGACCCAGGCTGTTTTAGAAGGCGTTGCATTTGCCATTCGGGATTCTTTTGAAGTAGCAAAAGCGCTGGGCATTCAAATTGAGCGGACAAAAATCTGCGGCGGCGGTGCAAAAAGCCCGCTGTGGAAAAAGATGATTGCCAATATTTTAAATATTAAGGTGGACGTCATTGAAGCAGAGGAAGGACCTGCTCTTGGCGGCGCCATGCTGGCAGCTGTGGCAAATGGGGAATATGCTTCTGTGGAGGAAGCAGCGGAACGAATTGTAAGGGTTGTTGACACCATAGAGCCGGAACCGGAACTGGCAGCAAAATATGAGGAGAAATATGGAAAATTTGCAAAGATTTATCCGGCGGTAAAAGAATTGTTTACAGAAATTATTTAA
- a CDS encoding L-fucose/L-arabinose isomerase family protein, with the protein MNLSNMPELKLGIVAVSRDCFPMSLSENRRKAVVEAYKKNFNGEIYECPVIVESETDMMKASRDLREAGCNAQVVYLGNFGPETEETMLVKAFHGPSMVVAAAEEGNLVQGRGDAYCGMLNASYNLKLRNLKAYIPEYPVGTAEEVAEMIHEFAPIARALVAVRNLKIISFGPRPANFLACNAPIKRLYDLGVEIEENSELDLFEAFHKHADDPRIPDVVKEMETELGEGNMKPEILPKLAQYEITLLDWVEAHKGCRKYVTLTTKCWPAFQTQFGFVPCYVNSRLTDRGIPVSCEVDIWGTLSEYIGTVISQDTVTLLDINNTVPAYIYNDEIKGKYNYTQRETFMGFHCGNTAASKLTACSMKYQMIMARTLPEEVTQGTLEGDIIPGDITFYRLQSTADCKLRAYIAQGEVLPVATQSFGGIGIFAIPEMGRFYRHVLVEKNYPHHGAVAFGHFGKTLYEVFKYLGVEVEEINYNQPKGTLYPTENPFA; encoded by the coding sequence ATGAATTTATCAAATATGCCGGAATTAAAATTAGGAATCGTGGCAGTAAGCCGTGACTGCTTCCCCATGTCTTTGTCTGAAAACAGAAGAAAAGCAGTGGTAGAAGCTTATAAGAAAAATTTTAACGGAGAAATTTACGAATGTCCGGTTATTGTGGAAAGCGAAACGGATATGATGAAAGCTTCCAGGGATTTAAGAGAAGCTGGTTGTAATGCGCAGGTGGTTTATCTTGGAAACTTCGGACCGGAAACAGAGGAAACCATGCTGGTGAAAGCATTCCACGGTCCTTCTATGGTAGTTGCAGCAGCCGAAGAGGGAAATCTGGTACAGGGCAGAGGCGATGCCTACTGCGGTATGTTAAATGCAAGTTACAACTTGAAGCTGCGTAATTTAAAGGCGTATATTCCGGAATATCCGGTTGGAACAGCTGAAGAAGTTGCTGAAATGATTCATGAGTTTGCACCTATTGCAAGAGCTCTGGTGGCAGTGAGAAATCTGAAAATCATCAGCTTTGGTCCACGCCCTGCAAACTTCCTGGCATGTAACGCACCCATTAAAAGACTGTATGATTTAGGTGTGGAAATTGAAGAAAATTCAGAATTAGATTTATTTGAAGCCTTTCATAAGCATGCAGATGACCCGCGTATTCCAGATGTGGTAAAAGAAATGGAAACAGAGTTGGGCGAAGGAAACATGAAACCGGAAATTCTGCCAAAACTGGCGCAGTATGAAATTACTCTTTTAGATTGGGTAGAAGCACATAAAGGCTGCAGAAAATATGTGACACTGACAACAAAGTGCTGGCCTGCATTCCAGACACAGTTTGGATTTGTACCATGTTATGTAAATAGCCGTCTTACTGACAGAGGTATTCCGGTTTCCTGTGAAGTGGATATCTGGGGAACTTTAAGCGAGTATATCGGTACGGTTATCAGTCAGGATACAGTAACTTTGCTGGATATTAATAACACGGTTCCGGCTTATATTTACAATGATGAAATCAAAGGAAAATACAATTATACACAGAGAGAAACCTTTATGGGCTTCCATTGCGGAAATACAGCAGCAAGCAAGCTGACTGCCTGCTCCATGAAATATCAGATGATTATGGCAAGAACTCTGCCGGAAGAAGTAACACAGGGAACATTAGAGGGAGATATTATCCCTGGAGATATTACCTTCTACCGTTTGCAGAGTACCGCAGACTGCAAGCTTCGCGCTTATATTGCACAGGGTGAGGTATTGCCGGTAGCTACACAGAGCTTTGGCGGTATCGGAATCTTTGCAATTCCGGAAATGGGACGTTTCTACCGCCATGTGCTGGTAGAGAAAAATTACCCGCATCACGGGGCTGTGGCTTTCGGACATTTTGGAAAAACACTGTATGAGGTATTCAAATACCTGGGCGTGGAAGTGGAAGAAATCAATTACAATCAGCCAAAGGGAACTTTGTATCCAACAGAAAATCCATTTGCATAA
- a CDS encoding transporter substrate-binding domain-containing protein → MKNQKNIKNRLFCIEKRSLWIWSGILILFLAGCRFPGGKAEPLENGKLKVGMYLQLPSLCYLSEETSKPEGFEAELAGKLAEKMGLELEIVDTSEENLLKSLDADLYDCVISGVGLSQWNETHYSHTMPYADISSVQEKTGRDTKYTELSIFTKKGNPMAGELEKNLQELWKDGTLKALSQKYFEKDITLKLQEKK, encoded by the coding sequence ATGAAAAATCAGAAGAATATAAAAAACAGGCTGTTTTGTATAGAAAAGAGAAGTTTATGGATTTGGTCGGGAATACTGATTTTATTTCTGGCAGGCTGCCGGTTTCCGGGGGGAAAGGCAGAACCTTTGGAAAACGGGAAGCTGAAGGTGGGCATGTATCTGCAGTTGCCTTCTCTGTGTTACCTGTCAGAGGAAACCAGCAAGCCGGAGGGATTTGAGGCAGAACTGGCAGGAAAGCTGGCAGAAAAAATGGGACTGGAACTGGAGATTGTGGACACTTCAGAGGAAAATCTCTTAAAATCTCTGGATGCAGATCTGTATGACTGCGTGATTTCTGGTGTAGGACTTTCCCAGTGGAATGAAACACACTATTCTCATACCATGCCTTATGCAGATATCTCCTCTGTACAGGAAAAGACAGGACGGGATACAAAATATACAGAACTGTCCATTTTTACCAAAAAGGGAAATCCCATGGCAGGGGAATTGGAAAAGAATCTGCAGGAACTTTGGAAGGACGGGACTTTAAAGGCGCTTTCACAGAAATATTTTGAAAAGGATATTACATTAAAGCTGCAGGAAAAGAAGTGA
- the uidA gene encoding beta-glucuronidase, which produces MLYPRMSSGRMVFDLNGIWDFKLLEKTGTEREHAGLHLTGGRAMPVPSSYNDIYPEKDFADHVGEMVYQRTFTVTESMKKGRLVLRFGSVTHQAEVYLNGKRLGEHKGGFLPFSFEIAEQAVVGENLLTVFVNNIVDYSTLPCGRMVTEEFPGLEPRTVNLPNFDFYNYTGIMRPVWLYTTPVVYIRDITVSGKKDGSFAWDIEVSGEEEENAEVQVRVLEMNGACVYEGSGKSGSGKIENVKLWSVKEPNLYQLEVRLKTGEAIEDAYTETFGFREISIENCRILLNGEPVYLKGFGKHEEGGTRGRGTDLALMTKDLGLLKWIHANSFRTSHYPNSEEMMQLCDKMGILVIDEAPAVGLNTGFTATGLLGGNPKGTWQTLETAQHHREVMEDLVARDKNHPCVIAWSVANEPASQEEGAKEYFEPLVRLTKEKDVQHRPVTIVTYEGSAPDTCKVAELCDFLMLNRYRGWYDTEGNLRGAAAKLKAELEGFHKRCPDKPMMLGEYGADTIAGLHDINARLFTEEYQTAFMKAYGEVFDSLPYITGEHVWVFADFATAENIKRVDGNKKGIFTRERRPKQAAYFLKERWENL; this is translated from the coding sequence GCAGAGCCATGCCGGTACCGTCCTCTTATAATGATATTTATCCGGAAAAAGACTTTGCAGACCATGTGGGGGAAATGGTTTATCAGAGAACGTTTACGGTAACAGAGTCTATGAAAAAGGGGCGGCTGGTACTGCGATTCGGGAGCGTGACACATCAGGCAGAGGTGTACCTGAACGGAAAACGACTGGGAGAACATAAGGGAGGATTTCTGCCCTTTTCTTTTGAAATTGCAGAACAGGCAGTGGTTGGAGAGAATCTTCTGACCGTTTTTGTGAACAACATTGTAGATTATTCCACCTTGCCCTGCGGAAGAATGGTAACAGAAGAATTTCCCGGGCTTGAGCCGAGAACCGTGAATCTTCCCAATTTTGATTTCTATAATTATACGGGGATTATGCGTCCTGTGTGGCTGTATACAACGCCTGTGGTTTATATCAGAGATATTACGGTTTCAGGGAAAAAAGACGGCAGCTTTGCCTGGGACATAGAAGTATCCGGGGAGGAAGAGGAAAATGCAGAGGTGCAGGTACGCGTTCTGGAAATGAACGGGGCGTGTGTGTATGAGGGAAGCGGGAAAAGCGGCAGCGGAAAGATTGAAAACGTGAAGCTCTGGTCAGTAAAAGAACCAAACCTGTACCAGCTGGAAGTACGCTTAAAAACAGGAGAAGCTATAGAAGACGCTTATACAGAAACCTTTGGCTTCCGTGAAATATCCATTGAAAACTGCAGAATTCTGTTAAATGGAGAGCCTGTTTATTTAAAAGGCTTTGGGAAACACGAAGAGGGAGGAACACGGGGCAGAGGAACCGACCTTGCTCTTATGACAAAGGATTTGGGGCTTTTGAAGTGGATCCATGCAAACTCTTTTCGTACCAGCCATTATCCGAACAGTGAGGAGATGATGCAGCTCTGCGATAAAATGGGGATTCTGGTCATTGACGAGGCACCGGCTGTGGGGCTGAATACCGGATTTACAGCAACAGGACTTTTAGGTGGGAATCCAAAAGGGACCTGGCAGACACTGGAAACTGCCCAGCATCACAGAGAGGTTATGGAAGACTTAGTGGCAAGGGACAAGAACCACCCCTGTGTCATTGCCTGGTCTGTGGCAAACGAACCGGCAAGTCAGGAAGAGGGGGCAAAGGAATATTTTGAACCTCTGGTAAGACTTACAAAAGAGAAAGATGTACAGCATCGTCCTGTAACCATTGTAACTTATGAAGGTTCTGCGCCGGATACCTGTAAGGTAGCAGAACTGTGCGACTTTTTAATGCTGAACCGCTATCGGGGCTGGTATGATACAGAAGGAAATTTAAGAGGAGCTGCGGCAAAGTTAAAGGCAGAACTGGAAGGATTTCATAAAAGATGTCCGGATAAGCCGATGATGCTGGGAGAATATGGGGCAGATACCATTGCAGGTCTGCATGACATAAACGCCAGATTGTTTACAGAAGAATATCAGACAGCTTTTATGAAAGCGTACGGAGAGGTCTTTGATTCTCTTCCTTATATTACGGGAGAACATGTGTGGGTGTTTGCTGATTTTGCAACAGCGGAAAACATCAAACGGGTAGACGGCAATAAAAAGGGAATCTTTACAAGAGAGAGAAGACCAAAACAGGCGGCATATTTTTTGAAAGAAAGATGGGAGAACCTATAA